GTCGCCTCCGCGGATCGCGCCAAGCATGAGATACGCGCTCGTCGGGCTCGCCGTGATCGCAGGCTTGTACGGCCTTCACAGGATCGCCGTGTGGGCGGAGCGACGCGGCTGGATCTACTACCGGTCGAAGCACGGCAGCAGCGGAGCGCTGGGGAACGCTCTTCTCGAGGTGCACGCGATCCTCGAGCCTTCCGCGCGATACGTGCTCGAGGAAAGAACGAAGGACGATGCCGAGGCGGACGAGTCGGGGGATCCGCCGGACCCTGGAAAGAGCGACGCCGTCCGACGTGACGCTCCAGCGGACGACCCTCCGCGCCGCGGCTGAGTGCCGAGGTCGCCGAATCGGATAACGGCCGGGATGACAGGACGGGTCGACGATGAAAATCGCCATCGGGTCCGATCACGCGGGGTATCGATACAAGACCGTGATCGCCGAGCACCTCGAGAGGTCGGGACACGTCGTCCAGGACTTCGGAACGACTTCCGTCGAACCTGTGGACTATCCCCTCTTCGTTCGTCCCGTCGCCGAGGCGGTCGGCCGGGGAGCTGCGGACCGCGGCATCGTGTTGGGTGGCTCGGGAAACGGCGAGGCGATCGTCGCCAACCGGGTTCGCGGCGTCAGGTGCACCCTGTGCTGGAACGAGGAGTCCGCGCGTCTCGGCCGCGCCCACAACGACGCCAACGTCCTGGCCCTGGGAGAGCGCTTCTTGACCCGAGACGAGGCGCTGGCGATCGTGGACGTTTGGATGGCGACGGAGTTCGAGGGTGGACGTCACCGTCACCGCCTGGAGCTCATCGATGGCGACCGCACCGGCCGATCCGCGTGAACCGCGGGTGCGGCCGGTCAATCGAGTCATGCGCTCCGAGGGAACGGGAATGTCCCGAAGGGTGAACCGGCACACGATCACGACGGGCGCGGCGATGGCAGCCTTCGGCCTGGCCATCGCGTCAGGGTGCGCTCGATCGCCGGTCTGGGTGCCGAGTCGCGAAGTTCGAGCGTCCGTTCGACCCGAGATCGTGGCGGAGTGGTCGAAGCACCGGCGGATCCTGCAGCGCATCCTGGACGGCCATCCCTATTCGGTGCGAGAGTACGAGACTGCGGTTGTCTTCTTCGAGGGGCTGACCAGCATCGAGGCAGGAGGCCTGGCGTCGTTCGTCGGGCGCGTACCCCCGGGGGCTCTGCGACAGGCAACCGCG
The genomic region above belongs to Terriglobia bacterium and contains:
- the rpiB gene encoding ribose 5-phosphate isomerase B; the encoded protein is MKIAIGSDHAGYRYKTVIAEHLERSGHVVQDFGTTSVEPVDYPLFVRPVAEAVGRGAADRGIVLGGSGNGEAIVANRVRGVRCTLCWNEESARLGRAHNDANVLALGERFLTRDEALAIVDVWMATEFEGGRHRHRLELIDGDRTGRSA